From the genome of Desmodus rotundus isolate HL8 chromosome 2, HLdesRot8A.1, whole genome shotgun sequence, one region includes:
- the LOC112308637 gene encoding keratin-associated protein 6-2-like, protein MCSNYYRGCGYGCGCGSGCGYSCGCGYGSGCGYGCGSRCGCGYGCGSGCGYGCGCGYGCGYGSRYGCGYGPGYGYGCGYGCGCGYGCGYGSGCGYGSRYGCGYGSGCGYGCGYGSGCGYGSRYGCGYGCGYGSRYGCCGY, encoded by the coding sequence ATGTGCAGCAACTACTACAGGGGCTGTGGCTacggctgtggctgtggctctgGCTGTGGATACAGCTGTGGCTGTGGCTACGGCTCTGGCTGTGGATATGGCTGTGGCTCCcgctgtggctgtggctatggctgtggctctGGCTGTGGATATGGCTGTGGCTGTGGATATGGCTGCGGATACGGCTCCCGCTATGGCTGTGGCTACGGtcctggctatggctatggctgtggatacggctgtggctgtggctacgGCTGTGGATACGGCTCTGGCTGTGGATATGGCTCccgctatggctgtggctatggctctGGCTGTGGCTACGGCTGTGGATATGGCTCTGGCTGTGGATATGGCTCCCGCTATGGCTGTGGCTACGGCTGTGGATACGGCTCCCGCTATGGCTGCTGTGGCTACTAG